One part of the Procambarus clarkii isolate CNS0578487 chromosome 41, FALCON_Pclarkii_2.0, whole genome shotgun sequence genome encodes these proteins:
- the LOC123761155 gene encoding cuticle protein 7: MFVCISLQVALVVMAGVALTQASDHYRPPSVHSGYKQPGMPHDFQYNVKDDYSGTNFGHSENSDGNTVRGSYNVDLPDGRKQTVQYEADHYKGYVANVEYKGEAQHPHEYGPPVTFKAQPSYPHQPSYTPKPVYPQPSYTPEPAYKPQPSYN, from the exons ATGTTTGTGTGTATCTCCTTGCAGGTGGCGCTGGTGGTGATGGCGGGAGTGGCTCTTACACAAGCCTCAGACCACTACAGGCCCCCATCTGTACATTCCGGATACAAACAG CCGGGTATGCCACACGACTTCCAGTACAATGTTAAGGACGACTACTCCGGCACCAACTTCGGCCACAGTGAGAACTCCGACGGCAACACCGTCCGTGGCTCCTACAATGTCGATCTTCCCGACGGACGCAAGCAGACG GTTCAATACGAAGCGGACCACTACAAGGGCTACGTAGCCAACGTGGAGTATAAAGGAGAAGCCCAGCACCCTCACGAATACGGACCTCCCGTCACCTTTAAAGCTCAGCCCTCATACCCACACCAGCCCTCGTACACACCCAAGCCCGTGTACCCACAGCCCTCATACACACCTGAACCAGCATACAAGCCACAACCTTCCTATAACTAA
- the LOC138373200 gene encoding cuticle protein 7-like, which translates to MHLCFDGHVCVSLQVALVVVVMAGVALAQASDHYRPPSVHSGYKQPGMPHDFQYNVRDDYSGTNFGHSENSDGNTVRGSYNVDLPDGRKQTVQYEADHYKGYVANVEYKGEAQHPHEYGPPVTFKPQPSYPHQPSYTPKPVYPQPSYTPEPVYKPQPSYN; encoded by the exons ATGCATCTATGTTTTGATGGGCATGTTTGTGTCTCCTTGcaggtggcgctggtggtggtggtgatggcgggagTGGCTCTTGCACAAGCCTCGGACCACTACAGGCCCCCATCTGTACATTCCGGATACAAACAG CCGGGTATGCCACACGACTTCCAGTACAATGTTAGGGACGACTACTCCGGCACCAACTTCGGCCACAGTGAGAACTCCGACGGCAACACCGTCCGTGGCTCCTACAATGTCGATCTTCCTGACGGACGCAAGCAGACG GTGCAATACGAAGCGGACCACTACAAGGGCTACGTAGCCAACGTGGAGTATAAAGGAGAAGCCCAGCACCCTCACGAATACGGACCTCCCGTCACCTTTAAACCTCAGCCCTCATACCCACACCAGCCCTCGTACACACCCAAGCCCGTGTATCCACAGCCCTCATACACACCTGAACCAGTATACAAACCACAACCTTCCTATAACTAA